A genomic window from Streptomyces brevispora includes:
- a CDS encoding trimeric intracellular cation channel family protein, with the protein MLNELFTPSVQHALDIVGIFVFAISGALLAVRKNFDVFGIAVLAEVTALGGGLFRDVIIGAVPPAAFTDLGYFTTPLLAAGLVFFMHPHVERIQVGVNVFDAAGLGLFCVTGTVKAYDYGLGLTASAALGLATAVGGGVLRDVLANEVPSLLRWDRDLYAVPAIVGATMIVLCIRFDALNAFTSGAAVITAFVLRLLALRYHWRAPRAYNRRSATAEEG; encoded by the coding sequence GTGCTCAACGAACTGTTCACGCCCTCCGTCCAGCATGCGCTCGACATCGTCGGGATCTTCGTCTTCGCGATCTCCGGCGCTTTGCTGGCCGTACGCAAGAACTTCGATGTCTTCGGCATCGCGGTGCTCGCCGAGGTCACCGCGCTGGGCGGAGGGCTGTTCCGTGACGTGATCATCGGTGCGGTGCCGCCCGCCGCCTTCACCGATCTCGGGTACTTCACCACCCCGCTGCTCGCCGCCGGGCTGGTCTTCTTCATGCATCCGCACGTCGAGCGGATCCAGGTGGGCGTGAACGTCTTCGACGCGGCCGGGCTCGGGCTCTTCTGCGTCACCGGAACGGTCAAGGCGTACGACTACGGCCTCGGCCTCACCGCGTCGGCGGCGCTCGGGCTGGCCACCGCGGTCGGTGGCGGTGTGCTGCGGGACGTACTCGCCAACGAGGTGCCCTCGCTGCTGCGCTGGGACCGCGACCTGTACGCGGTGCCCGCGATCGTGGGGGCCACGATGATCGTGCTCTGCATCCGCTTCGACGCGCTCAACGCCTTCACCAGCGGGGCCGCGGTGATCACGGCGTTCGTGCTGCGGCTGCTGGCCCTGCGCTACCACTGGCGGGCCCCGCGCGCCTACAACCGGCGCTCGGCGACGGCCGAGGAGGGGTAG
- a CDS encoding thioesterase family protein has translation MAQAATQAAQTAQATIGDSEFDRDTAVTLREEGVYDAELSAGWTIIHAVNGGYLLAMLGRALGEALPHADPFSVSAHYLTASVPGPAVIRTQAVRTGRTLSTGQASLFQYAEDGTEVERIRVLATYGDLDALTEDIRTSAKPPAIPPREHCLGPSDGPAPIPGSSAITERLDIKLDPATIGWAVGRPSGKGEMRGWFGLADGRDADPLSLLLTVDALPPTSFELGLKGWTPTIELTTHIRCRPAPGPLRVSITTRNLAGGFLEEDADVWDSADRLVAQSRQLARAPRS, from the coding sequence ATGGCACAGGCAGCAACGCAGGCGGCACAGACCGCGCAGGCGACCATCGGCGACAGCGAGTTCGACCGGGACACCGCCGTCACGCTTCGCGAAGAAGGCGTCTACGACGCCGAGCTCTCCGCCGGCTGGACGATCATCCACGCCGTCAACGGCGGCTACCTGCTCGCGATGCTCGGCCGCGCGCTCGGTGAGGCACTCCCGCACGCGGACCCCTTCTCGGTCTCCGCGCACTACCTCACCGCGTCCGTCCCGGGGCCCGCCGTGATCCGCACCCAGGCCGTCCGGACCGGGCGCACCCTCTCCACCGGCCAGGCCTCCCTCTTCCAGTACGCGGAAGACGGCACCGAGGTCGAGCGCATCCGGGTCCTCGCCACCTACGGCGACCTGGACGCCCTGACCGAGGACATCCGCACATCGGCGAAGCCGCCGGCCATCCCGCCCCGCGAGCACTGCCTGGGCCCGAGCGACGGCCCGGCCCCGATCCCTGGCAGCTCCGCCATCACCGAACGGCTCGACATCAAGCTCGACCCGGCGACGATCGGCTGGGCCGTGGGCCGGCCGTCCGGCAAGGGCGAGATGCGCGGCTGGTTCGGCCTCGCGGACGGCCGCGACGCCGACCCGCTCTCGCTGCTGCTCACCGTCGACGCACTGCCGCCGACCTCGTTCGAACTGGGGCTCAAGGGCTGGACCCCGACCATCGAACTCACCACCCACATCCGCTGCCGCCCGGCCCCCGGACCGCTCCGTGTCTCCATCACCACCCGCAACCTCGCGGGCGGCTTCCTGGAGGAGGACGCGGACGTCTGGGACAGTGCGGACCGGCTGGTCGCCCAGTCCCGCCAGCTCGCCAGGGCGCCGCGCAGCTGA
- a CDS encoding cysteine desulfurase family protein, with protein MAYLDHAATTPMLPEAIAAMTAQLAVTGNASSLHASGRRARRTVEESRETLADALGARPSEVVLTSGGTEADNLAVKGLYWARRDADPHRTRVLASPVEHHAVLDAVDWLAEHEGATVEYLPVDRYGRVHPEVLREALDRNPDDVAMITVMWANNEIGTIMPVHELASIAREFDVPMHADAVQAFGQLEVDFARSGLAAMTVSAHKIGGPFGIGALLLGREYTPVPVLHGGGQERHVRSGTLDVPGVAAFAVAGRLAADGRDEFAREIGGLRDQLTAAVLAEVPDALLGGDPAPGGRLPANAHFTFPGCEGDSLLLLLDAQGIECSTGSACTAGIAQPSHVLLATGTDPDLARGTLRFSLGHTTTKQDIDEVARAIGPAVERARTAGLS; from the coding sequence ATGGCTTACCTCGACCACGCCGCGACCACGCCGATGCTTCCGGAAGCGATCGCGGCGATGACCGCCCAGCTCGCTGTCACCGGCAACGCGTCCTCCCTGCACGCCTCCGGGCGCCGGGCCCGCCGTACCGTCGAGGAGTCCAGAGAGACCCTCGCGGACGCCCTCGGCGCGCGCCCCAGCGAGGTGGTCCTCACCTCCGGCGGCACCGAGGCGGACAACCTCGCCGTGAAGGGCCTGTACTGGGCCCGCCGCGACGCCGACCCCCACCGCACCCGCGTACTGGCCAGTCCGGTCGAGCACCACGCGGTGCTGGACGCGGTGGACTGGCTCGCCGAGCACGAGGGCGCGACGGTCGAGTACCTCCCCGTCGACCGGTACGGGCGCGTCCACCCGGAGGTGCTGCGCGAGGCGCTGGACCGTAACCCCGACGACGTCGCGATGATCACCGTGATGTGGGCCAACAACGAGATCGGCACCATCATGCCGGTCCATGAACTGGCCTCCATCGCCCGCGAGTTCGACGTGCCCATGCATGCGGACGCGGTGCAGGCCTTCGGGCAGCTGGAAGTCGACTTCGCCCGCTCCGGACTGGCCGCGATGACGGTCAGCGCACACAAGATCGGCGGCCCGTTCGGCATCGGCGCGCTGCTGCTCGGCCGCGAGTACACCCCTGTGCCCGTGCTGCACGGTGGCGGTCAGGAGCGCCATGTCCGCTCCGGCACCCTCGACGTGCCCGGCGTCGCGGCGTTCGCCGTCGCGGGACGGCTCGCCGCCGACGGTCGGGACGAGTTCGCCCGGGAGATCGGCGGCCTCCGGGACCAGCTGACCGCGGCCGTGCTGGCGGAGGTCCCGGACGCGCTCCTCGGCGGCGACCCGGCCCCCGGCGGGCGGCTCCCGGCCAACGCGCACTTCACGTTCCCCGGCTGCGAGGGCGACTCCCTCCTGCTGCTGCTGGACGCCCAGGGCATCGAGTGCTCCACCGGTTCCGCCTGCACGGCCGGGATCGCCCAGCCCAGTCACGTCCTGCTCGCCACCGGGACCGATCCGGACCTGGCGCGCGGCACCCTGCGTTTCTCGCTCGGCCACACCACGACCAAGCAGGACATCGACGAGGTGGCCCGGGCGATCGGCCCGGCGGTCGAACGCGCGCGGACGGCGGGGCTCAGCTGA